A genomic segment from Streptomyces sp. NBC_01233 encodes:
- the hemC gene encoding hydroxymethylbilane synthase, which translates to MNTRPDQPLRLGTRRSKLAMSQSGHVADAVRAITGRPVELVEITTYGDVSREHLAQIGGTGVFVTALRDALLRGEVDFAVHSLKDLPTSQPDDLVIAAMPRREDARDALVARDGLTFEQLPDGARIGTGSPRRTAQLNHLALSLGKRIETVPIRGNVDTRIGFVRDGELDAVVLAAAGLNRIGRGDEATDLLCVDNVLPAPGQGALAVECLASDTDLIAALGELDDPFTRAAVTAERSLLAALEAGCSAPVGAFADLLADGQIVNEMRLRGVVGTLDGSTLVQLSTTGPVPQSYDEAMALGRELADEMLAKGAAGLMGERSL; encoded by the coding sequence ATGAACACACGTCCCGACCAGCCGCTGCGGCTCGGTACGCGGCGGAGCAAGCTGGCCATGTCCCAGTCGGGGCACGTCGCCGACGCGGTACGGGCGATCACCGGCCGGCCCGTCGAGCTCGTGGAGATCACGACTTACGGCGACGTCTCGCGCGAGCACCTCGCGCAGATCGGCGGGACGGGCGTGTTCGTCACCGCCCTGCGCGACGCGCTGCTGCGGGGCGAGGTCGACTTCGCCGTGCACTCGCTGAAGGACCTGCCGACCTCGCAGCCCGACGACCTCGTGATCGCGGCCATGCCGCGCCGCGAGGACGCGCGGGACGCGCTCGTCGCGCGGGACGGCCTGACCTTCGAGCAGCTGCCCGACGGTGCCCGGATCGGCACCGGGTCGCCGCGGCGCACGGCGCAGCTCAACCACCTGGCGCTGTCGCTCGGCAAGCGGATCGAGACGGTGCCCATCCGCGGCAACGTCGACACCCGGATCGGCTTCGTCCGCGACGGCGAGCTCGACGCCGTCGTGCTCGCGGCCGCCGGCCTCAACCGGATCGGTCGCGGTGACGAGGCGACCGACCTGCTCTGCGTCGACAACGTCCTGCCGGCCCCCGGCCAGGGCGCCCTGGCCGTGGAGTGCCTCGCGTCCGATACGGACCTCATCGCCGCGCTCGGCGAACTCGACGACCCGTTCACCCGGGCCGCCGTGACCGCCGAGCGTTCTCTGCTCGCCGCCCTGGAGGCCGGATGCAGCGCACCCGTGGGCGCGTTCGCCGATCTGCTGGCCGACGGCCAGATTGTCAATGAAATGCGCCTGCGCGGCGTCGTCGGAACCCTCGACGGCTCGACGCTGGTGCAGCTGTCCACCACCGGTCCCGTGCCCCAGTCGTACGACGAGGCCATGGCTCTCGGCCGCGAACTCGCGGACGAGATGCTGGCCAAGGGCGCGGCCGGTCTGATGGGGGAGCGATCGCTTTGA
- a CDS encoding bifunctional uroporphyrinogen-III C-methyltransferase/uroporphyrinogen-III synthase, producing the protein MNPSSPTTSAFPAVAAHGRVTFLGAGPGDPGLLTLRAVEALAAADVLIAEPEVLEVVRTHARAGVDTPQLTIADEVSAAAGVPVIRDAANLVMEAARSGRRVVRAVTGDPGLDGNAAEEMLVCATAGIPFEVVPGVATAVGVPAYAGVPLRDKQGADVRFVDAKTASARCWSEVGASDGILVVSATLETVSAAAAELVSAGRKPDTPLTVTVAGTTTRQRTWSATLGTIAQVFKQGKVLPSPEGARPVIAVVGEHSAAARREDLAWFESKPLFGWRVLVPRTKEQAASLSDQLRSYGAVPHEVPTIAVEPPRTPQQMERAVKGLVTGRYEWIAFTSVNAVKAVREKFEEYGLDARAFAGIKVAAVGEQTAASLVEFGVKPDLVPSGEQSAAGLLEDWPPYDPVFDPIDRVFLPRADIATETLVAGLIELGWEVDDVTAYRTVRASPPPADTREAIKGGGFDAVLFTSSSTVRNLVGIAGKPHNVTVIACIGPATAKTAEEHGLRVDVLSPEPSVSKLAEALAEYGAARREAAKEAGETVFRPSERRPGARRRRTT; encoded by the coding sequence TTGAACCCCTCAAGTCCGACCACCTCCGCTTTTCCGGCCGTCGCCGCCCACGGACGCGTCACCTTCCTCGGTGCCGGCCCCGGCGACCCGGGTCTGCTGACGCTGCGCGCCGTCGAGGCGCTCGCCGCCGCGGACGTACTGATCGCGGAGCCCGAGGTGCTCGAGGTCGTACGGACGCATGCGCGCGCGGGTGTCGACACGCCGCAGCTGACGATTGCTGACGAAGTGTCAGCAGCCGCCGGGGTCCCGGTGATCCGGGACGCGGCCAATCTTGTCATGGAGGCCGCACGCTCCGGCAGGCGGGTCGTGCGTGCCGTCACGGGCGACCCCGGGCTCGACGGCAACGCGGCCGAGGAGATGCTCGTCTGTGCCACCGCCGGCATCCCCTTCGAGGTGGTGCCCGGTGTGGCGACCGCGGTGGGCGTGCCCGCGTACGCCGGTGTCCCGCTGCGCGACAAGCAGGGCGCGGACGTCCGGTTCGTCGACGCGAAGACCGCCTCGGCGCGCTGCTGGAGCGAGGTCGGCGCGAGCGACGGGATCCTCGTCGTCTCCGCGACGCTGGAGACCGTCTCGGCGGCCGCCGCCGAGCTGGTGAGCGCCGGGCGCAAGCCCGACACCCCGCTGACGGTGACCGTCGCCGGCACCACCACGCGGCAGCGCACCTGGTCCGCGACCCTGGGCACGATCGCCCAGGTGTTCAAGCAGGGCAAGGTGCTCCCCTCGCCCGAGGGCGCCCGGCCCGTCATAGCCGTGGTCGGTGAGCACAGCGCCGCCGCGCGGCGCGAGGACCTGGCCTGGTTCGAGTCGAAGCCGCTGTTCGGCTGGCGGGTCCTCGTACCGCGCACCAAGGAGCAGGCCGCCTCGCTCTCCGACCAGCTGCGTTCGTACGGCGCGGTACCGCACGAGGTGCCGACCATCGCCGTGGAGCCGCCGCGCACCCCGCAGCAGATGGAGCGCGCGGTGAAGGGCCTGGTGACGGGCCGCTACGAGTGGATCGCCTTCACCTCGGTCAACGCCGTGAAGGCCGTCCGCGAGAAGTTCGAGGAGTACGGGCTCGACGCCCGTGCCTTCGCGGGCATCAAGGTCGCCGCGGTGGGCGAGCAGACCGCGGCCTCGCTCGTGGAGTTCGGCGTGAAGCCGGACCTGGTGCCGAGCGGGGAGCAGTCCGCGGCCGGACTGCTGGAGGACTGGCCGCCGTACGACCCGGTCTTCGACCCGATCGACCGCGTGTTCCTGCCGCGGGCCGACATCGCGACCGAGACGCTGGTCGCCGGGCTGATCGAGCTCGGGTGGGAGGTCGACGACGTCACCGCCTACCGGACCGTGCGCGCGTCGCCGCCGCCGGCGGACACGCGCGAGGCGATCAAGGGCGGCGGTTTCGACGCCGTTCTCTTCACGTCGTCGAGCACCGTGCGGAACCTGGTGGGCATTGCCGGCAAGCCGCACAACGTGACCGTCATCGCCTGTATCGGGCCGGCGACGGCCAAGACGGCGGAGGAGCACGGGCTGCGGGTCGACGTGCTGTCGCCGGAGCCGTCGGTGTCGAAGCTGGCGGAGGCCCTCGCCGAGTACGGTGCGGCGCGGCGCGAGGCGGCCAAGGAGGCCGGCGAGACGGTGTTCCGGCCGAGCGAGCGCCGGCCGGGGGCGCGGCGCCGCCGTACCACCTAG
- the hemB gene encoding porphobilinogen synthase, which produces MSTYGSFPGSRPRRLRTTPAMRRMVAENRLHPSDLILPAFVREGISEPLAISAMPGVVQHTRDTLRKAAVEAVEAGVSGIMLFGVPADENKDALGTAGTEPDGILQVAIRDVKAEVGDDLVIMSDLCLDEYTDHGHCGVLDEHGRVDNDATLERYAEMAQVQADAGVHVVGPSGMMDGQVGVIRDALDETGHEDVSILAYTAKYSSAFYGPFREAVASSLQGDRKTYQQDPANARESLRELALDLEEGADMVMVKPAGPYLDILYRVAQAVDVPVAAYQISGEFAMIEAAAEKGWIERDRAILETLLGIKRAGADTILTYWATEVAGWLRND; this is translated from the coding sequence ATGAGCACGTACGGATCCTTCCCCGGCTCGCGGCCCCGCCGGCTGCGCACCACCCCGGCGATGCGGCGGATGGTCGCGGAGAACCGGCTGCACCCCTCGGACCTGATCCTCCCCGCGTTCGTACGGGAGGGCATCAGCGAGCCCCTGGCGATCTCCGCGATGCCGGGCGTCGTCCAGCACACCCGGGACACGCTGCGGAAGGCCGCCGTGGAGGCGGTCGAGGCGGGGGTCTCGGGCATCATGCTGTTCGGTGTTCCGGCCGACGAGAACAAGGACGCGCTGGGCACGGCGGGCACCGAGCCGGACGGGATCCTGCAGGTCGCGATCCGTGACGTGAAGGCCGAGGTCGGGGACGATCTGGTGATCATGTCCGACCTGTGTCTCGACGAGTACACCGATCACGGGCACTGCGGTGTGCTGGACGAGCACGGGCGTGTGGACAACGACGCGACGCTGGAGCGGTACGCCGAGATGGCGCAGGTCCAGGCCGACGCGGGGGTGCACGTGGTGGGCCCGAGCGGGATGATGGACGGCCAGGTCGGGGTCATCCGCGACGCGCTGGACGAGACCGGGCACGAGGACGTGTCCATCCTGGCGTACACGGCGAAGTACTCGTCGGCCTTCTACGGGCCCTTCCGCGAGGCCGTCGCCTCCTCGCTCCAGGGCGACCGCAAGACCTACCAGCAGGACCCGGCGAACGCGCGGGAGTCCCTGCGGGAGCTCGCCCTCGACCTGGAGGAGGGCGCCGACATGGTGATGGTCAAGCCTGCCGGTCCCTACCTCGACATCCTGTACCGGGTCGCGCAGGCGGTGGACGTCCCGGTGGCGGCGTACCAGATCAGCGGCGAGTTCGCGATGATCGAGGCGGCGGCGGAGAAGGGCTGGATCGAGCGCGACCGGGCCATCCTGGAGACCCTGCTGGGCATCAAGCGGGCGGGCGCCGACACGATCCTCACCTACTGGGCGACCGAGGTCGCCGGCTGGCTGCGCAACGACTGA
- a CDS encoding DUF1876 domain-containing protein, translating into MATLVGWHVELEFTEEGHRTSAAALVRLGDGSEIKARGYALRHPSDPEQLRVGEEIAGARALMDLASQMLQKAHAEIDEATGRHSYPLKG; encoded by the coding sequence ATGGCTACGCTCGTCGGGTGGCATGTGGAGCTCGAATTCACCGAGGAGGGCCACCGCACCAGTGCGGCGGCCCTGGTCAGACTCGGGGACGGCTCCGAGATCAAGGCGCGGGGCTATGCCCTGCGTCACCCCTCCGACCCGGAGCAGCTGAGGGTCGGAGAAGAGATCGCGGGCGCTCGCGCGCTCATGGATCTCGCGTCGCAGATGCTGCAGAAGGCCCACGCCGAGATCGACGAGGCGACGGGCCGGCACTCCTATCCGCTCAAGGGTTGA
- a CDS encoding ABC transporter permease — protein sequence MTAMPVSALTLAGRSLRISSRRPDALIGALMLPVMLMLIFVYFFGGAIDTGTAYVTYVVPGAMLLCAGFGAASTAVSVSEDMTNGVIDRFRSLDIGGIPILAGHVTASVLRNLISTTLVLAVALAIGFRPQAGPAGFLAAAGLLLTYITAISWLAAALGLLAKSPEAAGGFTFLMMFLPYPSSAFVPIDTMPGWLHGFADHQPLTPVIESLRALLLAQPAGDAPWVALTWCAGITAVAVTLSAVLFRSRTR from the coding sequence ATGACCGCCATGCCCGTGAGCGCCCTCACCCTGGCCGGCCGCAGCCTGCGCATCAGCAGCCGTCGGCCCGACGCCCTGATCGGCGCCCTGATGCTGCCCGTCATGCTGATGCTGATCTTCGTCTACTTCTTCGGCGGCGCCATCGACACCGGGACGGCGTACGTGACGTACGTGGTCCCCGGCGCCATGCTGCTCTGCGCGGGCTTCGGCGCGGCGAGCACCGCCGTCAGCGTCTCCGAGGACATGACGAACGGCGTCATCGACCGCTTCCGCTCCCTCGACATCGGCGGCATCCCGATCCTCGCCGGGCACGTCACCGCCTCGGTCCTGCGCAACCTGATCTCCACCACCCTGGTCCTCGCCGTGGCCCTCGCGATCGGCTTCCGGCCCCAGGCGGGCCCGGCCGGCTTCCTCGCCGCGGCCGGCCTGCTGCTGACGTACATCACCGCGATCTCGTGGCTGGCCGCCGCACTCGGCCTGCTCGCCAAGTCCCCGGAGGCGGCGGGCGGCTTCACCTTCCTGATGATGTTCCTGCCGTACCCGTCCAGCGCCTTCGTCCCCATCGACACCATGCCGGGCTGGCTGCACGGGTTCGCCGACCACCAGCCGCTGACCCCCGTGATCGAATCCCTGCGCGCACTGCTCCTGGCGCAACCCGCGGGTGACGCGCCCTGGGTGGCCCTGACCTGGTGCGCGGGCATCACGGCCGTGGCCGTGACCCTGTCCGCGGTCCTGTTCCGCAGCAGGACCCGCTGA
- a CDS encoding ABC transporter ATP-binding protein — MTTHASGDLGIHATGLTKSYGDLRVLDGIDLAVPRGSVLALLGPNGAGKTTTVRILATLTAADAGTARVGGHDTVTARARVRELISLTGQFAALDELLTGAETLRMMGRLAGLSPRTARTRADELLARFGLTEAAGRTAKTYSGGMRRRLDLAASLVSRPEVVFLDEPTNGLDPRSRQDLWDLVRELRADGTTVLLTTQYLEEADRLADRVAVLAGGRIAAEGTPAELKARVDGHRLDLTLATGAAYEALAPRAVHLDPDALTLGLPTDGTAAHVRALLDELDPDRTAVDRFAVRTATLDDVFLTLTGADR, encoded by the coding sequence ATGACCACGCACGCCTCCGGCGACCTCGGAATCCACGCCACCGGCCTGACCAAGTCCTACGGCGACCTCCGCGTCCTCGACGGCATCGACCTCGCCGTCCCGCGCGGCAGCGTCCTCGCCCTCCTCGGCCCCAACGGCGCCGGGAAGACCACCACCGTCCGGATCCTCGCCACCCTCACCGCCGCCGACGCCGGCACCGCCCGCGTCGGCGGCCACGACACCGTCACCGCACGGGCCCGCGTCCGCGAACTCATCTCCCTCACCGGCCAGTTCGCCGCCCTCGACGAGCTCCTGACCGGCGCCGAGACCCTGCGCATGATGGGCCGCCTCGCCGGTCTCTCCCCGCGCACCGCCCGCACCCGCGCCGACGAACTCCTCGCCCGGTTCGGCCTCACCGAAGCCGCCGGCCGCACCGCGAAGACGTACTCCGGCGGCATGCGCCGCCGCCTCGACCTCGCCGCGAGCCTCGTCTCCCGCCCCGAGGTGGTCTTCCTGGACGAGCCGACCAACGGCCTCGACCCGCGCAGCCGCCAGGACCTGTGGGACCTCGTACGGGAACTGCGCGCGGACGGCACCACCGTCCTGCTCACCACCCAGTACCTGGAAGAGGCCGACCGTCTCGCCGACCGCGTCGCCGTCCTCGCCGGCGGCCGCATCGCCGCCGAGGGCACCCCGGCCGAACTCAAGGCCCGCGTCGATGGACACCGCCTGGACCTGACCCTCGCCACCGGCGCCGCCTACGAGGCCCTCGCCCCGCGCGCCGTCCACCTCGACCCCGACGCGCTCACCCTCGGCCTGCCCACCGACGGCACCGCCGCCCACGTCCGCGCCCTGCTCGACGAACTCGATCCGGACCGCACCGCCGTGGACCGCTTCGCCGTCCGCACCGCCACCCTCGACGACGTGTTCCTCACCCTGACGGGAGCCGACCGATGA
- a CDS encoding TetR/AcrR family transcriptional regulator — MADEDSATGLPASLEMAWGLRERPGKGPRPTLTLPRIVEAAVALAAAEGVDAVSMGRVAKELGVSTMSLYRYVAAKEELYVLMADAGVGTPPPLPPEAEGWGWRELLTDWAYAQRAVLMANSWILRIPITAAPVSPNQLAWMDRGLASMAGTCLKEGEKLSTIILIGGLVRNEATMAADMMDAIIKSGVAPEQALGQYVRTLKLLTRPDSHPAVTRLLGSDAFTGSGEPDFQFRFGLDRILDGLAPLVAERAAS, encoded by the coding sequence ATGGCGGACGAGGACAGCGCTACAGGGCTCCCGGCGAGCCTGGAAATGGCCTGGGGCTTGCGCGAACGCCCCGGCAAGGGGCCGCGTCCCACGCTCACGCTGCCCCGGATCGTGGAGGCGGCCGTGGCGCTGGCCGCCGCTGAGGGGGTGGACGCCGTCTCCATGGGCCGCGTGGCCAAGGAGCTGGGCGTCTCGACGATGTCCCTCTACCGGTACGTCGCCGCCAAGGAGGAGCTCTACGTCCTGATGGCCGACGCGGGCGTCGGCACCCCGCCGCCGCTGCCGCCCGAGGCGGAGGGGTGGGGCTGGCGCGAGCTGCTCACCGACTGGGCGTACGCGCAGCGGGCCGTCCTGATGGCCAACTCCTGGATCCTGCGCATCCCGATCACCGCCGCGCCCGTCTCCCCGAACCAGCTGGCCTGGATGGACCGGGGCCTCGCGTCCATGGCCGGCACATGCCTGAAGGAGGGCGAGAAGCTCTCGACGATCATCCTGATCGGCGGGCTGGTGCGGAACGAGGCCACGATGGCCGCCGACATGATGGACGCCATCATCAAGTCCGGGGTCGCCCCGGAGCAGGCGCTGGGTCAGTACGTGCGCACGCTGAAACTGCTGACCCGCCCGGACAGCCACCCGGCCGTGACGCGGCTGCTGGGCTCGGACGCCTTCACCGGCTCCGGCGAGCCGGACTTCCAGTTCCGCTTCGGCCTGGACCGCATCCTGGACGGGCTGGCCCCGCTGGTCGCCGAGCGGGCCGCCAGCTGA
- a CDS encoding DUF397 domain-containing protein, with protein MSTPLAWFKSSYSASEGGDCVEVAASPTQVHVRDSKVQDGPVLDLAPASWAALTGWVRR; from the coding sequence ATGAGCACCCCACTCGCGTGGTTCAAGTCCAGCTACAGCGCCAGTGAGGGCGGCGACTGCGTCGAGGTGGCCGCCTCCCCGACCCAGGTGCACGTCAGGGACTCGAAGGTCCAGGACGGCCCCGTCCTGGACCTCGCCCCGGCGAGCTGGGCGGCGTTGACCGGCTGGGTCAGGCGGTAG
- a CDS encoding helix-turn-helix domain-containing protein produces the protein MKMVGAMVAAARIAKNLTQKQLGELVRLDAETIASIEQGRRALMPNVAELMDQVLGLPGVLTVAAHKMPQVDVIPPWAEPLINLEQKAVTLSSYQNQVVPGLLQAQAYAEAVFRSRVPLYTDSEVADQTAARLDRQTTLRREKPMVASFVIWEPALTCPLGGRAVLHEQLRHLLTCSELTGVSIQILPLDRTLHPALDGPFVLLETPVHQHIAYLETQRGSLVVSDLDEVSILSMKYAMLRTQALNPEETRDLLKRLLGDP, from the coding sequence ATGAAGATGGTCGGCGCGATGGTGGCCGCCGCCCGCATCGCCAAGAACCTGACCCAGAAGCAACTCGGAGAACTGGTACGGCTGGACGCGGAGACCATCGCCTCCATCGAACAGGGCCGCCGCGCCCTGATGCCGAACGTCGCCGAGCTGATGGACCAAGTCCTGGGGCTGCCCGGGGTGCTCACGGTCGCGGCGCACAAGATGCCGCAGGTCGACGTGATCCCGCCGTGGGCCGAGCCGCTGATCAACCTGGAGCAGAAGGCAGTCACGCTGTCCTCGTACCAGAATCAGGTAGTTCCGGGCTTGCTCCAGGCCCAGGCCTACGCGGAGGCGGTCTTCCGCAGCCGCGTCCCGCTGTACACCGACAGCGAGGTCGCAGATCAGACTGCGGCCCGACTCGACCGTCAGACCACCCTGAGGCGCGAGAAGCCGATGGTCGCCAGCTTCGTCATCTGGGAACCGGCCCTCACATGCCCTCTGGGCGGCCGAGCAGTACTCCACGAGCAGCTCCGCCACCTCTTGACCTGCTCCGAGCTGACGGGGGTGTCCATCCAGATCCTCCCGCTGGACCGCACCCTCCATCCAGCCCTGGACGGCCCCTTCGTTCTGCTCGAAACCCCGGTGCATCAGCACATTGCGTACCTCGAAACGCAACGCGGCAGCCTGGTCGTCTCCGACCTCGACGAGGTCAGCATCCTCTCGATGAAGTATGCGATGCTGCGGACACAGGCCCTCAACCCCGAGGAAACCAGGGACCTGTTGAAACGGCTCCTAGGAGACCCATGA
- a CDS encoding ATP-binding protein: MRDRLYLRSPRSVAAARQFTRDTLRAWGVDERPDEMLLCVSELATNALRYGVPRGRGYLLRLFGFEDATIRVEVHDGGPGLSRITGRPHGHGLTLVAALSDDWGVLARTPGKVVWCEFRRGAC, translated from the coding sequence GTGCGCGATCGTCTCTACCTGCGCTCACCCCGATCCGTCGCAGCTGCGCGGCAGTTCACACGTGACACCTTGCGGGCGTGGGGCGTGGACGAACGCCCCGACGAAATGTTGCTCTGCGTGAGCGAGCTGGCCACCAACGCGCTGCGGTACGGGGTTCCGCGCGGCCGCGGGTACCTGCTGCGGCTGTTCGGCTTCGAGGACGCGACGATCCGGGTCGAGGTGCACGACGGCGGGCCCGGGTTGTCCCGGATCACCGGGCGGCCGCACGGACACGGCCTGACCCTCGTGGCCGCGCTCTCCGACGACTGGGGGGTGTTGGCCCGGACGCCCGGGAAGGTCGTCTGGTGCGAGTTCCGAAGGGGTGCCTGCTAG